In Massilistercora timonensis, the following are encoded in one genomic region:
- a CDS encoding LCP family protein — protein MARGRRRHHRGRRKLGNWFTRLSIGKRIAVCMGGLILALGITGVAYAASKLNKLDTEEIPAEDIVVNKQAEEAGEGYTNVALFGIDSRSGELEIGTRSDCIIVASLNNKTKEIRMISVYRDTILDIKDGQLQKCNAAYSFGGPTQAINMLNKNLDLDIQDYATVDFAAIANAIDLLGGVEIDLKQEEIAPLNKFVKETARVAGKKAHTVSQPGLQQLDGVQATTYARIRSTAGGDFTRTERQRLVIEKIAEKAQQSDLATINKIIDELFPTIKTSFSATEILSYAKDFMKYKIGESSGFPFDKTTATISGLGSIVIPVDLDTNVQELHKFLYDKEGYQPSSEVQAISGAIVSRVGQREATDDSTLNSQTYTPTAEDKAQEQNVYTVPDGDGNSGGNHSSGNKHSGGNSSDQKEPSKEPTENNKPSTDEGETEKPSPGEETEKPVDPQPDTGETDKPSTDEGTEKPVDPQPGGGTDNTGQ, from the coding sequence ATGGCCAGAGGTAGGCGCAGGCATCACCGCGGGAGAAGGAAACTGGGCAACTGGTTCACCCGCTTGAGCATAGGAAAGAGGATCGCGGTCTGCATGGGCGGGCTGATCCTTGCCCTTGGGATCACCGGAGTCGCGTATGCGGCTTCCAAGCTGAACAAGCTGGATACGGAGGAGATCCCGGCAGAAGATATTGTAGTAAATAAGCAGGCGGAAGAAGCGGGAGAGGGGTACACCAATGTAGCCCTTTTTGGTATTGACTCCAGGAGCGGGGAGTTGGAGATCGGCACCCGCAGCGACTGTATCATTGTCGCCAGCCTGAACAATAAGACCAAGGAGATCCGCATGATCTCCGTTTACCGGGATACTATCCTGGACATCAAGGACGGCCAGCTTCAGAAATGCAACGCGGCCTACAGCTTTGGCGGCCCAACCCAGGCCATCAACATGCTGAACAAGAACCTGGATCTGGATATCCAGGATTATGCTACCGTGGACTTTGCGGCCATCGCCAATGCCATCGACCTTCTGGGTGGTGTTGAGATCGACCTGAAGCAGGAAGAGATCGCTCCTTTGAATAAGTTTGTGAAAGAGACGGCACGGGTGGCGGGCAAGAAGGCCCATACCGTATCCCAGCCGGGGCTGCAGCAGCTGGACGGCGTCCAGGCCACCACTTACGCCAGGATCCGTTCCACGGCAGGTGGGGATTTCACCCGTACCGAGCGGCAGCGGCTGGTGATCGAGAAGATCGCGGAGAAGGCGCAACAGTCGGATCTGGCTACCATTAATAAGATCATCGACGAGCTGTTCCCCACCATTAAGACCAGCTTTTCTGCCACGGAGATTCTGTCTTACGCCAAGGACTTTATGAAGTACAAGATCGGGGAGTCTTCCGGATTCCCATTTGACAAGACCACGGCCACCATATCCGGGCTTGGAAGCATTGTAATCCCGGTTGATCTGGATACCAATGTCCAGGAACTCCACAAGTTCCTCTATGACAAGGAAGGCTATCAGCCATCCAGTGAGGTGCAGGCTATCAGCGGCGCTATCGTGAGTCGTGTGGGTCAGCGGGAAGCAACGGACGATTCTACTCTGAACAGCCAGACCTACACGCCTACGGCGGAGGATAAGGCGCAGGAGCAGAATGTTTATACGGTGCCGGATGGAGATGGTAATTCTGGCGGCAATCATTCCAGTGGAAATAAACATTCTGGCGGGAATAGTTCCGATCAGAAGGAGCCGTCGAAGGAACCGACAGAAAATAATAAACCGTCAACAGATGAAGGGGAAACAGAAAAACCATCGCCAGGTGAAGAAACAGAAAAACCTGTGGATCCCCAGCCGGATACAGGGGAAACAGATAAGCCATCAACAGATGAAGGAACAGAAAAACCTGTGGATCCCCAGCCAGGCGGAGGGACGGACAATACAGGACAATAA
- the glmS gene encoding glutamine--fructose-6-phosphate transaminase (isomerizing): MCGIVGYIGTNQAAPILLDGLSKLEYRGYDSAGIAVYNGEKIEMVKSKGRLKVLSELTHDGATLPGTLGIGHTRWATHGEPSDVNAHPHMNKDETIVVVHNGIIENYLKLKRKLEKRGYEFISDTDTEVIAHLLDYYYQGNPLQAVTKVMHRMEGSYALGIIFRDHPDELYAVRKDSPLIAGRTEGGCIIASDVPAVLRYTRDVVYMENEEIARMTRDSLEFFNVDEEPVEKELVKIDWDVNAAEKGGYEHFMLKEMYEQPKAIADTFSPRLKDGKIVIEELNMSPEEIREVGKIVIVACGSAYHTGVTAKYVFEGLARIPAEVDLASEFRYRDPILDERTLVVIISQSGETADSLAALREAKRKGARVLGIVNVVGSSIAREADNVMYTWAGPEIAVATTKAYSAQLIALYLLAMKFAYDRGELDEAGLGEMIEEMKALPAQVEMALNNRERIQRFANRYLAAKSIFFMGRGIDYAISLEGSLKLKEISYIHSEAYAAGELKHGTISLVEEGTLVAAVLTQKDLYKKMISNIVEVRTRGAFVMAVTNEDDTQVEKAADYVIYIPETNKYFTNSLAIIPLQLFAYYIAVGRGCDVDKPRNLAKSVTVE, encoded by the coding sequence ATGTGTGGAATTGTAGGATATATCGGAACCAATCAGGCGGCGCCCATCCTGCTGGACGGCCTGTCCAAGCTGGAGTATCGGGGCTATGACTCAGCGGGTATCGCGGTTTACAATGGGGAGAAGATCGAGATGGTCAAATCCAAGGGCCGCCTGAAGGTCTTAAGTGAGCTGACCCACGACGGGGCCACTCTGCCGGGAACTCTTGGCATCGGCCACACCCGCTGGGCCACCCACGGGGAACCATCTGATGTGAACGCCCATCCGCATATGAATAAAGACGAGACCATCGTGGTGGTCCACAACGGGATCATCGAGAATTATCTGAAGCTGAAAAGGAAGCTGGAGAAGCGGGGCTATGAGTTCATCTCCGACACGGACACAGAGGTGATCGCCCATCTTCTGGATTACTACTACCAGGGGAATCCCCTGCAGGCGGTGACCAAGGTGATGCACCGGATGGAGGGCTCCTACGCCCTGGGGATCATTTTCCGGGATCATCCGGATGAGCTGTACGCGGTACGCAAGGACAGTCCGCTGATCGCAGGCAGGACAGAGGGGGGCTGCATCATTGCTTCCGACGTGCCGGCGGTGCTTCGCTATACCCGGGACGTGGTGTATATGGAGAATGAGGAGATCGCCCGTATGACCCGGGATTCCTTGGAGTTCTTCAATGTGGACGAGGAGCCGGTGGAGAAGGAACTGGTGAAGATCGACTGGGATGTGAACGCCGCGGAAAAGGGCGGTTATGAGCACTTCATGCTGAAGGAGATGTATGAGCAGCCAAAGGCCATCGCCGATACCTTCTCTCCCCGGTTAAAGGACGGGAAGATCGTGATCGAGGAGCTGAATATGTCGCCGGAGGAGATCCGGGAGGTGGGCAAGATCGTGATCGTGGCCTGCGGGTCTGCCTATCATACCGGCGTGACAGCCAAGTATGTATTCGAAGGCCTGGCCAGGATCCCGGCGGAGGTGGATCTGGCCTCAGAGTTCCGTTACCGGGATCCCATCCTGGATGAGCGTACCCTGGTGGTGATCATCAGCCAGTCCGGGGAGACGGCGGACAGTCTGGCTGCCCTGCGGGAGGCCAAGAGGAAAGGCGCCCGGGTGCTTGGCATCGTCAACGTGGTGGGAAGCTCCATTGCCCGGGAGGCGGACAACGTAATGTATACCTGGGCGGGACCGGAGATCGCGGTGGCTACCACCAAGGCTTATTCCGCCCAGCTGATCGCTCTCTACCTGCTGGCCATGAAGTTTGCCTATGACCGGGGAGAGCTTGATGAGGCAGGCTTAGGAGAGATGATCGAGGAGATGAAGGCTCTGCCGGCCCAGGTGGAGATGGCCCTGAACAACCGGGAGCGGATCCAGCGGTTTGCCAACCGGTATCTGGCGGCCAAGAGCATTTTCTTCATGGGGCGGGGCATTGACTATGCCATCTCCCTGGAAGGGTCTCTGAAGCTGAAAGAGATCTCCTACATCCACTCGGAGGCCTATGCGGCGGGAGAGCTGAAACACGGCACCATCTCCCTGGTGGAGGAAGGAACCCTGGTGGCGGCGGTGCTGACCCAGAAGGATCTCTATAAGAAGATGATCAGCAATATCGTAGAGGTGCGCACAAGAGGGGCCTTCGTGATGGCGGTGACCAATGAGGACGACACCCAGGTGGAGAAGGCGGCGGACTACGTGATCTATATCCCGGAGACCAACAAGTACTTCACCAACTCCCTGGCTATCATTCCTCTGCAGCTTTTCGCCTACTATATCGCGGTGGGAAGAGGCTGCGACGTGGATAAGCCGAGGAACCTGGCCAAATCGGTAACAGTAGAATAG
- the glf gene encoding UDP-galactopyranose mutase encodes MYDYLIVGSGLFGATFAYEAGKRGKSCLVVEKRPHIGGNIYTEEVEGIQVHRYGAHIFHTSNRKVWDYVQQFAEFNRYTNCPVAYYKGEIYNMPFNMNTFHKMWGVVTPQEAQEKIASQIRECGVENPGNLEEQALSLVGRDIYERLVKGYTEKQWGRRATELPPEIIRRLPVRFTYDNNYFNDLYQGIPVGGYTQIIRKMLEKAEVRLNVDYLERREELNALARRVIYTGPVDAYFQECYGPLEYRRVTFETEVLDMENYQGNAVVNYTEYEVPYTRIIEHKHFEFGTQEKTVISREYPAEWKPGDEPYYPINNEKNNRLYERYRELVQKEEKVVFGGRLGVYRYMDMHHVVAEALVLAEKELH; translated from the coding sequence ATGTATGATTATCTGATCGTGGGCTCCGGCCTCTTTGGAGCCACATTTGCATATGAAGCGGGAAAACGGGGCAAGAGCTGCCTGGTGGTGGAGAAGCGCCCCCATATCGGCGGAAACATTTACACAGAAGAGGTGGAAGGCATCCAGGTGCACCGCTACGGCGCCCATATCTTCCACACCAGCAACCGGAAGGTGTGGGACTATGTGCAGCAGTTCGCGGAGTTTAACCGGTATACCAACTGCCCGGTGGCATATTATAAAGGGGAGATCTACAACATGCCCTTCAATATGAACACCTTCCATAAGATGTGGGGCGTGGTGACGCCCCAGGAGGCGCAGGAGAAGATCGCTTCCCAGATCCGGGAGTGCGGGGTGGAGAATCCTGGGAACCTGGAGGAGCAGGCCTTGAGCCTGGTGGGAAGAGATATCTACGAGAGACTGGTGAAGGGCTACACGGAGAAGCAGTGGGGCCGCAGGGCTACGGAGCTTCCGCCGGAGATCATCCGCAGGCTGCCGGTGCGGTTTACCTATGATAACAATTACTTCAACGACCTTTATCAGGGGATCCCTGTGGGTGGGTACACCCAGATCATCCGGAAGATGCTGGAGAAGGCGGAGGTGCGGCTGAATGTGGATTACCTGGAGCGCCGGGAGGAACTTAACGCCCTGGCCCGGCGGGTGATCTATACCGGGCCTGTGGACGCTTATTTCCAGGAGTGCTATGGACCTTTGGAGTACCGAAGGGTGACCTTTGAGACGGAGGTCCTTGACATGGAGAACTACCAGGGGAACGCGGTGGTCAATTATACGGAGTATGAGGTGCCCTATACCCGGATCATCGAGCACAAGCATTTTGAGTTCGGAACCCAGGAGAAGACGGTGATCTCCCGGGAGTATCCGGCGGAGTGGAAGCCCGGCGACGAGCCTTATTATCCCATTAACAATGAGAAGAACAACCGGCTTTATGAACGGTACAGAGAGCTTGTCCAGAAGGAGGAGAAGGTGGTCTTTGGAGGGCGTCTTGGGGTCTACCGGTATATGGATATGCACCATGTGGTGGCAGAAGCTCTTGTGCTTGCTGAGAAAGAATTACACTAG
- a CDS encoding LCP family protein has protein sequence MARRKQQLKAVRAAKARKKRRNRRRRRAVLLAFEIIILMLLLGTAFVMAKYDKFQTVTIDADDIEINEGADREGYTTVALFGGDSRDGQLEAGTHADTIIIAAIDNSSKEIRMASIYRDTLLEQMDRTYNKANQAYFRGGPEEAINMLNKNLDLDIEDYVTVDFKAMSDVVDLLGGIEINVTDAEADMLNHYVGETAKAADKKANKLSGGGVYNLDGPQAVTYARLRKLEGGDFKRTERQRVVIERIFEKAVHMDLATLNEIIDTVFPQVSTSFSLKDIIGLASAAPQYKLGENTGFPFDVTDGRYQNAGSVVIAQGLAENVEELHEFLYPKEAGEGVSDTLQQISDNIAYITGVVRPAELDSETETEEESTDTPVITDNGATDNL, from the coding sequence ATGGCGAGAAGAAAGCAGCAGTTGAAAGCGGTGCGCGCGGCGAAAGCCAGGAAAAAACGGAGAAATCGCAGAAGAAGACGCGCAGTGCTTCTGGCATTTGAGATCATCATTCTGATGCTCTTATTAGGTACTGCCTTTGTAATGGCAAAATATGATAAATTTCAGACTGTGACCATCGATGCGGATGATATTGAGATCAATGAAGGGGCTGACAGGGAAGGATATACCACCGTCGCCCTTTTTGGCGGAGACTCCCGGGACGGCCAGTTGGAGGCGGGAACCCATGCGGATACCATCATTATCGCGGCGATCGACAACAGCAGCAAGGAGATCCGGATGGCGTCCATCTACCGGGATACCCTGCTGGAGCAGATGGACCGGACCTACAATAAGGCCAACCAGGCGTATTTCCGGGGCGGGCCTGAAGAGGCTATCAATATGCTCAACAAGAACCTGGATCTGGATATCGAGGACTATGTGACGGTGGACTTTAAGGCCATGTCGGATGTGGTGGATCTTCTGGGAGGCATTGAGATCAATGTCACCGATGCAGAGGCAGATATGCTCAACCACTATGTAGGCGAGACGGCTAAGGCGGCGGATAAGAAGGCCAACAAGCTGTCCGGCGGCGGTGTCTACAATCTGGACGGTCCCCAGGCCGTGACCTATGCAAGACTCAGGAAGCTGGAAGGCGGGGATTTCAAACGTACCGAGCGGCAGCGGGTGGTGATCGAGCGGATCTTTGAGAAAGCGGTGCATATGGACCTTGCCACTTTAAATGAGATCATCGATACGGTGTTCCCCCAGGTGTCCACCAGCTTCTCCCTGAAGGATATCATCGGGCTTGCTTCTGCGGCGCCCCAGTATAAGCTGGGCGAGAATACCGGATTCCCCTTCGATGTGACGGATGGCAGGTATCAGAACGCGGGAAGTGTTGTCATCGCCCAGGGGCTTGCGGAAAATGTAGAAGAACTCCATGAGTTTTTATATCCCAAGGAGGCTGGGGAAGGCGTTTCTGACACGCTGCAGCAGATTTCCGATAATATTGCTTATATTACAGGTGTTGTGCGGCCCGCGGAACTGGATTCTGAGACGGAGACGGAAGAGGAGAGTACGGATACGCCTGTGATCACGGATAACGGGGCTACAGATAATCTGTAA
- a CDS encoding cohesin domain-containing protein, which yields MKMIKKIGILFMSLCLCVPCFSLVAHAEDGRISFTDPKTAVGEIVEVTCAVRSTAGNVGDVEIGLTYDSAYLRFDSGDGVTADGDGALTYSGSGSSAELKFTMKFQALQEGSTKVEISSAAISSDAGASLTMTEGQSTVEIGEGDPSKITEGGGSGSIGEDIQVEVNGTSYMLTDDFADADIPSGYSRTQVELDGQQRQMLTNETETVTLAYLLDGEENGDFFLYNTENATFAPYEELTISDTTSIIILSDTSQVDLPASYQEANLTLNGKDFPVWQDTARDGFYVLYAMNNNGETGYYQYDQAENTYQRFTVTDTPKEEEGQADTSSFLGKLQNLIDRNFTLFAMAGGLIALIVLIILIVQGVKLHNRNAEIDELYDEYGIDLEDKEPIQQTQGKGAGKGRQRPVEDDFDDFDEDDFDDYEEDDFGEDDFDDYEEEDFQEDDFGEDDFEEALSDDDLRDLDFDEPEDDEMGYTGKGLADELPIDDLDALLGETPKKKRGHMEEDDTFKVDFVDLD from the coding sequence ATGAAGATGATCAAGAAAATCGGAATTCTGTTCATGAGCCTGTGCCTGTGTGTTCCCTGCTTCTCCTTAGTGGCTCACGCGGAAGATGGAAGGATTTCTTTCACAGATCCAAAGACGGCTGTCGGCGAGATCGTGGAAGTGACCTGCGCAGTCCGTTCTACGGCCGGCAACGTAGGGGATGTGGAGATTGGCCTGACCTATGACAGCGCTTATCTGCGGTTTGATTCCGGAGACGGCGTGACTGCGGATGGAGACGGCGCTTTGACCTACAGCGGTTCAGGAAGTTCTGCGGAGCTGAAGTTTACCATGAAGTTCCAGGCTCTGCAGGAGGGGAGCACGAAGGTTGAGATCTCCAGCGCTGCCATTTCCTCCGATGCAGGCGCTTCCCTTACCATGACGGAAGGGCAGTCCACGGTAGAGATCGGGGAGGGCGATCCCTCCAAGATCACAGAAGGTGGTGGTTCTGGGTCCATCGGCGAGGATATCCAGGTGGAGGTCAATGGCACCTCTTATATGTTGACGGATGATTTCGCGGATGCGGATATTCCCAGCGGCTATTCCAGAACTCAGGTGGAACTGGACGGACAGCAGCGTCAAATGCTGACCAATGAGACGGAGACGGTAACCCTTGCTTATCTTCTGGACGGAGAGGAGAATGGGGATTTCTTCCTGTATAATACGGAAAATGCCACCTTTGCGCCCTATGAAGAGCTTACGATCTCAGATACCACTTCCATTATCATTTTAAGCGATACTTCCCAGGTGGATCTTCCTGCTTCCTATCAGGAGGCCAATCTGACGCTGAACGGCAAGGATTTCCCGGTATGGCAGGATACCGCGAGAGACGGGTTCTATGTGCTGTATGCCATGAACAATAACGGGGAGACCGGCTATTACCAGTATGACCAGGCGGAGAACACCTATCAGAGATTTACGGTGACAGATACCCCCAAGGAAGAGGAGGGGCAGGCAGATACATCTTCCTTCCTGGGAAAACTGCAGAATCTTATAGACCGAAATTTCACGCTGTTTGCGATGGCGGGCGGGCTGATCGCCCTGATCGTGCTGATCATCCTGATCGTGCAGGGTGTGAAGCTTCACAACCGGAATGCGGAGATCGACGAGCTGTATGATGAGTACGGCATTGATCTGGAAGACAAGGAGCCGATTCAGCAGACGCAGGGGAAAGGCGCGGGAAAAGGACGCCAGAGACCTGTGGAAGATGATTTTGACGACTTTGATGAGGATGACTTCGACGATTACGAGGAAGACGACTTCGGCGAAGATGATTTTGACGACTATGAGGAAGAGGATTTCCAGGAGGACGACTTCGGCGAGGACGATTTTGAGGAAGCGTTAAGCGATGACGACCTGAGGGATCTGGACTTTGATGAGCCTGAGGATGATGAGATGGGATATACCGGCAAAGGTCTGGCGGATGAACTGCCCATCGACGACCTGGACGCGCTTCTGGGTGAGACGCCTAAGAAGAAGCGGGGCCATATGGAAGAGGATGATACCTTCAAGGTAGATTTCGTTGATCTGGATTAA
- a CDS encoding YdcF family protein: MIWIKSTENQDIDVRETGGLAARTFSVIFCVPEESGEEEEGMRQGRSKKEKVETEQMCLWPVVLFILVHMGIFLTVFRRPQTRWKRCVYDCAVVCGYPAEADGSPSRILKTRVERAAELWKAGKVRFLLLSGGAVGNGFVEAEVMKAYAEDLGVKPEAIRVECQAVSTYHNLKYASEIMRKEGWKDCAVVTNRWHLRKADHYARKFGLEHVMCPAADGESRRKAVWRWICTNVHMYVNYYRGYS, translated from the coding sequence TTGATCTGGATTAAATCTACAGAGAATCAGGATATAGATGTGCGGGAGACCGGGGGACTGGCAGCCCGCACATTTTCTGTTATATTTTGCGTGCCGGAAGAAAGCGGAGAGGAGGAAGAGGGCATGAGGCAGGGAAGAAGTAAGAAGGAAAAAGTGGAGACAGAGCAGATGTGCCTGTGGCCGGTGGTTCTCTTTATACTGGTACATATGGGCATTTTCCTCACCGTGTTCCGCAGGCCCCAGACCCGGTGGAAGAGATGTGTGTACGACTGCGCGGTGGTCTGCGGCTATCCGGCGGAGGCGGATGGGTCTCCTTCCAGGATCCTGAAGACCCGTGTAGAGCGGGCGGCGGAGCTTTGGAAGGCCGGTAAGGTGCGGTTCCTCCTTCTGTCCGGCGGCGCGGTGGGCAATGGGTTCGTGGAGGCGGAAGTGATGAAGGCTTATGCGGAAGATCTGGGGGTAAAGCCGGAGGCGATCCGGGTGGAATGCCAGGCGGTGAGCACCTACCACAACCTGAAGTACGCCAGTGAGATCATGAGGAAAGAAGGATGGAAAGACTGCGCGGTGGTGACCAACCGGTGGCACTTGCGCAAGGCGGACCACTACGCCAGGAAATTCGGACTGGAACATGTGATGTGCCCCGCCGCCGACGGCGAGAGCCGCCGGAAGGCGGTGTGGCGGTGGATCTGTACCAATGTGCATATGTATGTGAATTATTACCGGGGATATTCGTAA
- the feoB gene encoding ferrous iron transport protein B, translating into MEKKPITVGFIGNPNCGKTTLFNAFTGANLKVGNWPGVTVEKKEGKTTYQGQEFRLIDLPGTYSLTSYTMEETVARECIMSGEVDVIVNVVDASCLERNLYLTLQLIELGKPVVLALNMMDIVEERGMEIDLHRLPEMLGVPAIPVSARKKTGLSILMHAVAHHSEYQSQGPFIHHHEGMQSSHRHNHHEEYAMVYEDYIEDKIDLIIQVLAKAYPDLANKRWHAIKLLEGDKNVAQAYPADLSGIIDRSYEKDIINQKYDFIEEVIGEILVNKSQKEASTEKIDQYLTSRWLGLPIFLLIMALVFFFTFTIGDWLKGYFETALDFFSGAVSGGLAAMHTSPMLTSLVVDGVIAGVGGILTFLPNIFILFLALALLEDSGYMARVAFVMDDIMSRLGLSGRAFLPLLVGFGCSVPAVMASRALEHKKDRFKTILITPFMSCSARLPIYVLFSSMFFGKYAMIVCYSMYLLGIVVAIVTAFILSRIDGSRAEHALLIELPEYKSPNARTIGIYVWEKVKDYLTRAGTVIFVASVIMWIILNFGPQGYVTDISESFGSLIGRTVVPLFEPAGLGYWQIIVALIAGIAAKEVVVSSCGVLFGIQNIATSEGMGALSGILATMGFGPANAYALMVFCLLYIPCTATIATIHRELNSWKQTIGIILFQLLIAWGMSCLVYHIALMF; encoded by the coding sequence ATGGAGAAGAAACCGATCACCGTGGGGTTCATCGGCAACCCCAACTGTGGAAAGACTACTTTGTTCAACGCATTTACCGGGGCCAACTTAAAGGTAGGCAACTGGCCCGGAGTCACGGTTGAGAAAAAAGAAGGAAAGACCACCTATCAGGGACAGGAATTCCGTCTCATCGACCTGCCCGGCACCTACAGCCTGACTTCCTACACCATGGAAGAGACGGTAGCCCGGGAATGTATCATGAGCGGGGAGGTGGACGTGATCGTCAACGTAGTGGACGCCTCCTGCCTGGAACGGAACCTCTATCTTACCCTGCAGCTCATTGAACTGGGGAAACCGGTGGTACTGGCCCTCAACATGATGGATATCGTAGAAGAACGGGGCATGGAGATCGACCTGCACCGGCTGCCGGAGATGCTGGGCGTCCCGGCCATCCCGGTATCCGCCCGGAAGAAGACCGGCCTCTCCATCCTGATGCACGCGGTGGCCCATCACTCCGAGTATCAGAGCCAGGGGCCCTTCATCCATCACCATGAGGGAATGCAGTCCTCCCACCGCCATAACCACCATGAAGAATATGCCATGGTCTATGAGGATTACATCGAAGACAAGATTGACCTGATCATCCAGGTCCTGGCCAAAGCCTACCCGGACCTTGCAAATAAAAGATGGCACGCCATCAAGCTGCTGGAGGGGGATAAGAACGTGGCTCAGGCCTATCCCGCAGATCTGTCCGGGATCATCGACCGCAGCTATGAGAAAGATATTATCAATCAGAAATACGATTTTATTGAAGAAGTGATCGGGGAGATCCTGGTAAATAAAAGCCAGAAGGAAGCTTCCACTGAGAAGATCGACCAGTATCTCACCAGCCGCTGGCTGGGGCTTCCCATCTTCCTTCTTATCATGGCCCTGGTCTTCTTCTTCACCTTCACCATCGGCGACTGGCTGAAGGGATATTTTGAGACGGCTCTGGACTTCTTCTCCGGCGCGGTCTCCGGCGGCCTGGCCGCAATGCACACAAGCCCCATGCTCACCTCTCTGGTGGTGGACGGAGTGATCGCGGGCGTAGGAGGGATCCTTACCTTCCTGCCCAACATTTTCATCCTGTTCCTGGCCCTGGCCCTTCTGGAGGACAGCGGCTACATGGCACGGGTGGCCTTCGTCATGGACGACATCATGAGCCGCCTAGGATTGTCCGGACGGGCCTTCCTGCCCCTGCTGGTGGGATTTGGCTGTTCCGTTCCGGCTGTCATGGCATCCCGGGCGCTGGAGCATAAAAAGGACCGGTTTAAGACCATCCTGATCACGCCCTTTATGTCCTGCAGCGCAAGGCTCCCCATCTATGTGCTGTTTTCCTCCATGTTCTTTGGAAAATATGCCATGATCGTGTGCTACTCTATGTACCTCTTAGGCATCGTGGTGGCCATTGTCACTGCATTTATCCTGTCCAGGATCGACGGGAGCCGGGCAGAGCACGCCCTTCTCATCGAGCTGCCGGAATATAAGTCTCCCAACGCCCGCACCATCGGCATCTATGTATGGGAGAAGGTAAAGGACTACCTGACCCGGGCTGGTACGGTCATCTTCGTCGCCTCAGTGATCATGTGGATCATCCTGAACTTCGGGCCCCAGGGGTATGTCACCGACATCAGCGAAAGCTTTGGCTCTCTCATCGGACGGACCGTGGTTCCCCTGTTTGAGCCTGCGGGGCTTGGTTACTGGCAGATCATCGTTGCCCTGATCGCCGGCATCGCCGCCAAGGAAGTGGTAGTCTCCAGCTGCGGCGTCCTATTCGGCATCCAGAACATTGCCACCTCCGAGGGCATGGGAGCCCTCTCCGGCATCCTGGCCACCATGGGATTCGGCCCGGCCAACGCCTACGCCCTGATGGTCTTCTGCCTGTTGTACATCCCCTGTACGGCCACCATCGCCACCATCCACCGGGAACTGAACAGCTGGAAACAGACCATCGGGATCATCCTCTTCCAGCTCCTGATCGCCTGGGGAATGAGCTGCCTGGTGTACCACATCGCGCTCATGTTCTAA
- a CDS encoding FeoA family protein — protein MTLKEGQNHHSYRVLSMDLDLALERRLEALGLTEGTIVTILNNDKKGSLTARFRGTRFALGRRIADHIQVREA, from the coding sequence ATGACATTAAAAGAAGGACAGAATCACCATTCCTACCGGGTCCTCTCCATGGACCTGGACCTTGCGCTGGAACGGCGGCTGGAGGCGCTGGGGCTTACGGAAGGGACCATTGTCACCATTTTAAATAATGATAAAAAGGGCTCTCTTACCGCCCGGTTCCGGGGCACACGCTTCGCCCTGGGAAGACGTATCGCAGACCACATCCAAGTAAGGGAGGCTTAA